The following proteins come from a genomic window of Rhodoligotrophos sp. CJ14:
- a CDS encoding glycosyltransferase family 4 protein yields MKIAQIAPLAESCPPKLYGGTERIVSYLTEELVRQGHEVTLFASGDSVTSAKLVPCCNRSLRLDPTVKDPLPHHIIMLDEVRRRADDFDVLHFHTDFLHYPLVRDIADRTVTTLHGRLDLPDLKPVYAAFAGLPLVSISCHQRKPMPPVNWVGTVYHGLPHDLLPFNPRPKGDYLAFLGRISPEKRPDRAIEIAARAGMPLKIAAKVDKADQAYWDEVIEPMVASHPNVQFVGEINEHGKAEFLGNARALLFPIDWPEPFGLVMIEAMACGTPVIAYPCGSVPEVIDDGISGFIVDSIAEAAAAARQVEHLDRGEVRAAFEKRFTAARMAEDYLAIYRALPGVSTSRPLSMPRLAADGRGLSAVA; encoded by the coding sequence ATGAAAATCGCCCAGATTGCTCCACTCGCGGAATCCTGCCCCCCGAAGCTCTACGGAGGAACCGAGCGGATCGTCTCTTATCTGACGGAGGAGCTCGTTCGTCAGGGACACGAGGTAACACTATTCGCCAGCGGCGATTCCGTGACCTCAGCCAAACTCGTCCCCTGTTGCAATCGTTCGCTGCGCCTTGACCCGACTGTGAAGGACCCGCTTCCGCATCACATCATCATGCTCGACGAGGTGCGACGGCGGGCGGACGACTTCGATGTGCTCCATTTTCACACCGACTTTCTGCATTATCCGCTGGTCCGCGACATTGCCGATCGCACCGTGACGACCTTGCATGGCCGTCTCGACCTGCCGGATCTGAAACCGGTTTACGCGGCCTTCGCCGGACTGCCGCTGGTTTCCATTTCCTGTCACCAGCGCAAACCGATGCCCCCCGTGAACTGGGTGGGCACGGTTTATCACGGTCTGCCGCACGACCTCCTTCCCTTCAACCCGAGGCCCAAAGGCGATTATCTGGCCTTCCTCGGGCGCATCTCGCCGGAGAAGCGGCCCGACCGCGCGATCGAGATTGCCGCACGAGCGGGCATGCCCCTCAAAATTGCGGCCAAGGTTGACAAGGCGGATCAGGCCTACTGGGACGAGGTGATCGAGCCAATGGTGGCCTCTCACCCGAACGTCCAATTCGTCGGCGAGATCAATGAGCACGGCAAGGCCGAGTTCCTCGGCAATGCTCGCGCGCTGCTCTTTCCCATCGACTGGCCTGAGCCCTTCGGTCTGGTGATGATCGAGGCCATGGCTTGCGGTACCCCGGTTATCGCTTATCCCTGCGGCTCCGTGCCAGAAGTGATCGATGACGGGATTTCCGGCTTTATCGTCGACAGCATTGCGGAAGCGGCAGCCGCCGCGCGGCAAGTCGAACACTTGGATCGTGGGGAGGTTCGGGCGGCCTTTGAGAAGCGCTTTACCGCTGCACGCATGGCTGAGGACTATCTGGCGATCTACCGCGCGCTGCCGGGTGTCAGCACGAGCCGTCCGCTGTCGATGCCGCGCTTGGCCGCTGATGGGCGTGGTCTCTCTGCGGTGGCCTAA